One genomic window of Eptesicus fuscus isolate TK198812 chromosome 6, DD_ASM_mEF_20220401, whole genome shotgun sequence includes the following:
- the DDX41 gene encoding probable ATP-dependent RNA helicase DDX41 isoform X2, with the protein MEDSEPERKRARTDEATASGSRSEAEEEDDEDYVPYVPLRQRRQLLLQKLLQRRRKGAAEEEQQDSGSDHRGDEDDIPLGPQSNVSLLDQHQHLKEKAEARKESAKEKQLKEEEKILESVAEGRALMSVKEMAKGITYDDPIKTSWTPPRYVLSMSEERHERVRKKYHILVEGDGIPPPIKSFKEMKFPAAILRGLKKKGIHHPTPIQIQGIPTILSGRDMIGIAFTGSGKTLVFTLPVIMFCLEQEKRLPFSKREGPYGLIICPSRELARQTHGILEYYCRLLQEDSSPLLRCALCIGGMSVKEQMETIRHGVHMMVATPGRLMDLLQKKMVSLDICRYLALDEADRMIDMGFEGDIRTIFSYFKGQRQTLLFSATMPKKIQNFAKSALVKPVTINVGRAGAASLDVIQEVEYVKEEAKMVYLLECLQKTPPPVLIFAEKKADVDAIHEYLLLKGVEAVAIHGGKDQEERTKAIEAFREGKKDVLVATDVASKGLDFPAIQHVINYDMPEEIENYVHRIGRTGRSGNTGIATTFINKACDESVLMDLKALLLEAKQKVPPVLQVLHCGDESMLEIGGERGCAFCGGLGHRITDCPKLEAMQTKQVSNIGRKDYLAHSSMDF; encoded by the exons ATGGAGGATTCGGAACCGGAACGGAAG CGGGCTCGTACCGACGAGGCGACCGCCTCCGGAAGCCGTTCCGAGGCGGAGGAAGAGGACGACGAGGACTATGTGCCCTACGTGCCATTGCGACAGCGCCGACAGCTGCTG CTCCAGAAGCTGCTGCAGCGAAGACGCAAGGGAGCTgcggaggaggagcagcaggacagTGGCAGTGATCACCGGGGAGATGAGGACGACATCCCTCTGGGCCCTCAGTCCAATGTCAGCCTCCTGGATCAACACCAGCACCTCAAAGAGAAGGCTGAAG CCCGCAAGGAGTCTGCCAAGGAAAAGCAgctgaaggaagaagagaagatcTTGGAGAGTGTGGCTGAGGGCCGAG CCTTGATGTCAGTGAAGGAGATGGCCAAGGGAATCACATATGATGATCCAATCAAAACCAG TTGGACACCTCCCCGTTACGTCCTGAGTATGTCTGAAGAGCGGCATGAGCGTGTACGGAAAAAATACCACATCCTGGTGGAAGGAGATGGTATCCCACCCCCCATCAAGAGCTTCAAGGAAATGAAATTTCCTGCAG CCATCCTGAGAGGCCTGAAGAAGAAAGGCATCCACCACCCAACGCCTATTCAGATCCAGGGTATCCCCACCAT TCTGTCCGGCCGTGACATGATAGGCATCGCCTTCACGGGTTCAGGCAAGACGCTGGTGTTCACTTTGCCTGTCATCATGTTCTGCCTGGAACAAGAAAAGAGATTACCTTTCTCCAAGCGTGAAGGGCCCTATGGACTCATTATCTGTCCCTCG CGAGAGCTGGCCCGGCAGACCCACGGCATCCTGGAGTATTATTGCCGCTTGCTGCAGGAGGACAGCTCGCCACTCCTGCGCTGTGCGCTTTGCATCGGGGGCATGTCTGTCAAAGAGCAGATGGAGACCATCCGACA TGGTGTGCACATGATGGTGGCCACCCCTGGGCGCCTCATGGATCTGCTGCAAAAGAAGATGGTCAGCCTAGACATCTGTCGCTACCTGGCCCTAGACGAGGCTGACCGCATGATTGACATGGGTTTCGAGGGTGACATCCGCACCATCTTCTCCTACTTCAAG GGCCAGCGACAGACCCTACTCTTCAGTGCCACCATGCCTAAGAAGATACAGAACTTTGCCAAGAGTGCCCTCGTGAAGCCTGTCACCATCAATGTGGGGCGCGCTGGGGCCGCCAGCCTAGATGTCATACAG GAGGTGGAATACGTGAAAGAGGAGGCCAAGATGGTGTATCTGCTCGAGTGCCTGCAAAAGACACCCCCGCCC GTGCTCATCTttgcagagaagaaagcagatgTGGATGCCATCCATGAGTACCTGCTGCTCAAGGGGGTCGAGGCCGTGGCCATCCATGGGGGCAAAG ACCAGGAGGAACGGACCAAGGCCATCGAGGCATTCCGGGAGGGCAAGAAGGATGTTCTAGTGGCCACAGACGTAGCCTCCAAGGGCCTGGACTTCCCTGCCATCCAGCACGTCATCAATTACGACATGCCTGAGGAGATTGAGAACTACG TGCACAGAATAGGCCGCACTGGGCGCTCAGGAAACACAGGCATCGCCACCACCTTCATCAACAAGGCCTGCG ATGAGTCAGTGCTGATGGACCTCAAAGCCCTGCTGCTGGAGGCCAAGCAGAAGGTGCCACCTGTGCTGCAAGTGCTGCACTGTGGGGACGAGTCCATGCTGGAGATCGGAG GAGAACGAGGCTGTGCCTTCTGCGGGGGCCTGGGCCATCGGATCACCGACTGCCCCAAACTTGAGGCCATGCAGACCAAACAGGTCAGCAACATCGGCCGCAAGGACTACCTGGCCCACAGCTCCATGGACTTCTAG
- the DDX41 gene encoding probable ATP-dependent RNA helicase DDX41 isoform X1: MEDSEPERKRARTDEATASGSRSEAEEEDDEDYVPYVPLRQRRQLLLQKLLQRRRKGAAEEEQQDSGSDHRGDEDDIPLGPQSNVSLLDQHQHLKEKAEARKESAKEKQLKEEEKILESVAEGRALMSVKEMAKGITYDDPIKTSWTPPRYVLSMSEERHERVRKKYHILVEGDGIPPPIKSFKEMKFPAAILRGLKKKGIHHPTPIQIQGIPTILSGRDMIGIAFTGSGKTLVFTLPVIMFCLEQEKRLPFSKREGPYGLIICPSRELARQTHGILEYYCRLLQEDSSPLLRCALCIGGMSVKEQMETIRHGVHMMVATPGRLMDLLQKKMVSLDICRYLALDEADRMIDMGFEGDIRTIFSYFKVPVPAWPGYSCTLGAALPLSQLLNFPSPHVSSAPALSQGQRQTLLFSATMPKKIQNFAKSALVKPVTINVGRAGAASLDVIQEVEYVKEEAKMVYLLECLQKTPPPVLIFAEKKADVDAIHEYLLLKGVEAVAIHGGKDQEERTKAIEAFREGKKDVLVATDVASKGLDFPAIQHVINYDMPEEIENYVHRIGRTGRSGNTGIATTFINKACDESVLMDLKALLLEAKQKVPPVLQVLHCGDESMLEIGGERGCAFCGGLGHRITDCPKLEAMQTKQVSNIGRKDYLAHSSMDF; encoded by the exons ATGGAGGATTCGGAACCGGAACGGAAG CGGGCTCGTACCGACGAGGCGACCGCCTCCGGAAGCCGTTCCGAGGCGGAGGAAGAGGACGACGAGGACTATGTGCCCTACGTGCCATTGCGACAGCGCCGACAGCTGCTG CTCCAGAAGCTGCTGCAGCGAAGACGCAAGGGAGCTgcggaggaggagcagcaggacagTGGCAGTGATCACCGGGGAGATGAGGACGACATCCCTCTGGGCCCTCAGTCCAATGTCAGCCTCCTGGATCAACACCAGCACCTCAAAGAGAAGGCTGAAG CCCGCAAGGAGTCTGCCAAGGAAAAGCAgctgaaggaagaagagaagatcTTGGAGAGTGTGGCTGAGGGCCGAG CCTTGATGTCAGTGAAGGAGATGGCCAAGGGAATCACATATGATGATCCAATCAAAACCAG TTGGACACCTCCCCGTTACGTCCTGAGTATGTCTGAAGAGCGGCATGAGCGTGTACGGAAAAAATACCACATCCTGGTGGAAGGAGATGGTATCCCACCCCCCATCAAGAGCTTCAAGGAAATGAAATTTCCTGCAG CCATCCTGAGAGGCCTGAAGAAGAAAGGCATCCACCACCCAACGCCTATTCAGATCCAGGGTATCCCCACCAT TCTGTCCGGCCGTGACATGATAGGCATCGCCTTCACGGGTTCAGGCAAGACGCTGGTGTTCACTTTGCCTGTCATCATGTTCTGCCTGGAACAAGAAAAGAGATTACCTTTCTCCAAGCGTGAAGGGCCCTATGGACTCATTATCTGTCCCTCG CGAGAGCTGGCCCGGCAGACCCACGGCATCCTGGAGTATTATTGCCGCTTGCTGCAGGAGGACAGCTCGCCACTCCTGCGCTGTGCGCTTTGCATCGGGGGCATGTCTGTCAAAGAGCAGATGGAGACCATCCGACA TGGTGTGCACATGATGGTGGCCACCCCTGGGCGCCTCATGGATCTGCTGCAAAAGAAGATGGTCAGCCTAGACATCTGTCGCTACCTGGCCCTAGACGAGGCTGACCGCATGATTGACATGGGTTTCGAGGGTGACATCCGCACCATCTTCTCCTACTTCAAGGTACCTGTCCCTGCCTGGCCAGGGTACTCCTGCACCCTCGGGGCTGCCCTTCCACTGTCCCAGCTGCTTAACTTCCCCAGCCCCCATGTGTCCTCAGCCCCAGCTCTCTCTCAGGGCCAGCGACAGACCCTACTCTTCAGTGCCACCATGCCTAAGAAGATACAGAACTTTGCCAAGAGTGCCCTCGTGAAGCCTGTCACCATCAATGTGGGGCGCGCTGGGGCCGCCAGCCTAGATGTCATACAG GAGGTGGAATACGTGAAAGAGGAGGCCAAGATGGTGTATCTGCTCGAGTGCCTGCAAAAGACACCCCCGCCC GTGCTCATCTttgcagagaagaaagcagatgTGGATGCCATCCATGAGTACCTGCTGCTCAAGGGGGTCGAGGCCGTGGCCATCCATGGGGGCAAAG ACCAGGAGGAACGGACCAAGGCCATCGAGGCATTCCGGGAGGGCAAGAAGGATGTTCTAGTGGCCACAGACGTAGCCTCCAAGGGCCTGGACTTCCCTGCCATCCAGCACGTCATCAATTACGACATGCCTGAGGAGATTGAGAACTACG TGCACAGAATAGGCCGCACTGGGCGCTCAGGAAACACAGGCATCGCCACCACCTTCATCAACAAGGCCTGCG ATGAGTCAGTGCTGATGGACCTCAAAGCCCTGCTGCTGGAGGCCAAGCAGAAGGTGCCACCTGTGCTGCAAGTGCTGCACTGTGGGGACGAGTCCATGCTGGAGATCGGAG GAGAACGAGGCTGTGCCTTCTGCGGGGGCCTGGGCCATCGGATCACCGACTGCCCCAAACTTGAGGCCATGCAGACCAAACAGGTCAGCAACATCGGCCGCAAGGACTACCTGGCCCACAGCTCCATGGACTTCTAG
- the DDX41 gene encoding probable ATP-dependent RNA helicase DDX41 isoform X3, translated as MEDSEPERKRARTDEATASGSRSEAEEEDDEDYVPYVPLRQRRQLLLQKLLQRRRKGAAEEEQQDSGSDHRGDEDDIPLGPQSNVSLLDQHQHLKEKAEARKESAKEKQLKEEEKILESVAEGRALMSVKEMAKGITYDDPIKTSWTPPRYVLSMSEERHERVRKKYHILVEGDGIPPPIKSFKEMKFPAAILRGLKKKGIHHPTPIQIQGIPTILSGRDMIGIAFTGSGKTLVFTLPVIMFCLEQEKRLPFSKREGPYGLIICPSRELARQTHGILEYYCRLLQEDSSPLLRCALCIGGMSVKEQMETIRHGVHMMVATPGRLMDLLQKKMVSLDICRYLALDEADRMIDMGFEGDIRTIFSYFKGQRQTLLFSATMPKKIQNFAKSALVKPVTINVGRAGAASLDVIQVLIFAEKKADVDAIHEYLLLKGVEAVAIHGGKDQEERTKAIEAFREGKKDVLVATDVASKGLDFPAIQHVINYDMPEEIENYVHRIGRTGRSGNTGIATTFINKACDESVLMDLKALLLEAKQKVPPVLQVLHCGDESMLEIGGERGCAFCGGLGHRITDCPKLEAMQTKQVSNIGRKDYLAHSSMDF; from the exons ATGGAGGATTCGGAACCGGAACGGAAG CGGGCTCGTACCGACGAGGCGACCGCCTCCGGAAGCCGTTCCGAGGCGGAGGAAGAGGACGACGAGGACTATGTGCCCTACGTGCCATTGCGACAGCGCCGACAGCTGCTG CTCCAGAAGCTGCTGCAGCGAAGACGCAAGGGAGCTgcggaggaggagcagcaggacagTGGCAGTGATCACCGGGGAGATGAGGACGACATCCCTCTGGGCCCTCAGTCCAATGTCAGCCTCCTGGATCAACACCAGCACCTCAAAGAGAAGGCTGAAG CCCGCAAGGAGTCTGCCAAGGAAAAGCAgctgaaggaagaagagaagatcTTGGAGAGTGTGGCTGAGGGCCGAG CCTTGATGTCAGTGAAGGAGATGGCCAAGGGAATCACATATGATGATCCAATCAAAACCAG TTGGACACCTCCCCGTTACGTCCTGAGTATGTCTGAAGAGCGGCATGAGCGTGTACGGAAAAAATACCACATCCTGGTGGAAGGAGATGGTATCCCACCCCCCATCAAGAGCTTCAAGGAAATGAAATTTCCTGCAG CCATCCTGAGAGGCCTGAAGAAGAAAGGCATCCACCACCCAACGCCTATTCAGATCCAGGGTATCCCCACCAT TCTGTCCGGCCGTGACATGATAGGCATCGCCTTCACGGGTTCAGGCAAGACGCTGGTGTTCACTTTGCCTGTCATCATGTTCTGCCTGGAACAAGAAAAGAGATTACCTTTCTCCAAGCGTGAAGGGCCCTATGGACTCATTATCTGTCCCTCG CGAGAGCTGGCCCGGCAGACCCACGGCATCCTGGAGTATTATTGCCGCTTGCTGCAGGAGGACAGCTCGCCACTCCTGCGCTGTGCGCTTTGCATCGGGGGCATGTCTGTCAAAGAGCAGATGGAGACCATCCGACA TGGTGTGCACATGATGGTGGCCACCCCTGGGCGCCTCATGGATCTGCTGCAAAAGAAGATGGTCAGCCTAGACATCTGTCGCTACCTGGCCCTAGACGAGGCTGACCGCATGATTGACATGGGTTTCGAGGGTGACATCCGCACCATCTTCTCCTACTTCAAG GGCCAGCGACAGACCCTACTCTTCAGTGCCACCATGCCTAAGAAGATACAGAACTTTGCCAAGAGTGCCCTCGTGAAGCCTGTCACCATCAATGTGGGGCGCGCTGGGGCCGCCAGCCTAGATGTCATACAG GTGCTCATCTttgcagagaagaaagcagatgTGGATGCCATCCATGAGTACCTGCTGCTCAAGGGGGTCGAGGCCGTGGCCATCCATGGGGGCAAAG ACCAGGAGGAACGGACCAAGGCCATCGAGGCATTCCGGGAGGGCAAGAAGGATGTTCTAGTGGCCACAGACGTAGCCTCCAAGGGCCTGGACTTCCCTGCCATCCAGCACGTCATCAATTACGACATGCCTGAGGAGATTGAGAACTACG TGCACAGAATAGGCCGCACTGGGCGCTCAGGAAACACAGGCATCGCCACCACCTTCATCAACAAGGCCTGCG ATGAGTCAGTGCTGATGGACCTCAAAGCCCTGCTGCTGGAGGCCAAGCAGAAGGTGCCACCTGTGCTGCAAGTGCTGCACTGTGGGGACGAGTCCATGCTGGAGATCGGAG GAGAACGAGGCTGTGCCTTCTGCGGGGGCCTGGGCCATCGGATCACCGACTGCCCCAAACTTGAGGCCATGCAGACCAAACAGGTCAGCAACATCGGCCGCAAGGACTACCTGGCCCACAGCTCCATGGACTTCTAG